The nucleotide sequence ACACGATCGGGTGATCCGGTCAACAAGTCGTGTGGGCAAGGTGAGCGGAGTCGTCCTCCTGGTGGGGCTGTGCGTGGGAGCCATTCTCGCGATGGTGCTGATTCCGTTGCCGCGTCCGGGCCCGGCGGCGGTCGCGGTCGCGGCGTCGGGGGACACGGCGATGACCGTCGAAGCGGAACCGGAACCGGTCGAATCCCCGGCCCCGTCCTCCTCGGCGGTGCCAGGACCGCCGCCGAAGGCCGTCGACACCGAGGCCCTCCCCGGCCTCGTCCCCGGCGGGCAGGTGAGCGTGGTCGTCTACGACCGCACCGCCAAGAAGACCACGGTCTCCGTCAAAGCGGACCGGCCGTACACCTCGGCTTCGCTGGTGAAACTGCTCATCGCGCTGGAAGCGCTTCAAGCGGGCGCACCGGCGAGCACCGTGCAACGGATGCTCTCGGTCAGCGACGACGACATCGCCAGCAGGCTGTGGACGGCCCACGGCGGACCCGCCATCGTCACCCGCTGGGCGACCAAGATCGGCCTCGGCGCCACACGTCCCCCCGAGGATCCCGGCCGCTGGGGCGACACCAGGACCACCGCCGCGGACGTCGCGAAGATCTACCGTTACCTGCTGGACCAGGCGGCCGCGGGAACGCGGACGACGATCATGCGGGCGTTGAGCGGCGCGACGGAGAGCGGATCCGACGGCGTCCGGCAATACTTCGGCATCCCGGACGCCGTCGGTTCCCTCCGCTGGTCGGTCAAGCAGGGCTGGGCGTGCTGCCGCGGTTCCCGGATCCTGCACAGCTCCGGCACCGTCGGCGACGATGATCGCCACATCGTCGTAGTACTGACGTCCCAACCGGTGTCGACCACCTACACCGGCGCGGGCAGGCGGGTGACCGAGGTGGCGAAAGCGCTTCGACCGGCTATTGACGACCTGTAAACAAGGTGGGACAGTGGCCGCACGCCGCTCTCTCGGGAGGTCGTCATGAGCATCGAAGCCCGCCTGCCCGCCGTGACCCCGCTCGGCCCGGATTCCGTCGCCTGGCGAGTGGTCGGCGATCGGAGACTGCTGCTCGGCGCGGGGACGGCGTTGCTGCTGCAGGTCGCCCATCCGGTGATCGGCGCCGGCGTGCACGACCATTCGAACTTCACCGAAGATCCGTGGGGCCGCCTCGACCGGACCGTCGATTCCTTGCTGTCACAGGTTTTCGGCGGCCAGGAAGCGATCGCGGAGGCCGAACGGCTCCGGGAGATGCACAAGGCGATCAAGGGCGTCGACCACCACGGCAAGCGCTATCACGCGCTGAACCCCGAGGCCTACTGGTGGGTGCACGGCTCCACGTTCTGGACGGCGGTCCGGTTGCACGACGTCTTCCTGTTCCCCATGCCCCGCCAGGAGAAGTCCAGCTTCTACGCGGAATGGCGACGACTCGGCCTGCTTCTCGGTCTTCGCGAACACCACATGCCAGAAGACTTCGAAGGGTTCGAGGCCTACTTCGACGACGTCGTCGCGAGCCGGCTCGAAGACAATCACACGGTGCGAGAACTACTCCACTCGATCACCATGCGGGACACGCCACCGCCGCCGTGGTGGTTCTTGCCGGAGACCTTGTGGCGCCCCGTCCGTCCGGCCGGCGGGACCGTGCTGACCCTGTGCGCGATCGGCCTGCTCCCCCCACCCTTGCGTGACCGATTGAGTCTCAAGTGGACAGACGCGGACGAGCGTCGCCTCCGGCGCATCGGCACGGTCACGAGGATGGCGGGGAGCCGCGTTCCCGACCGGCTTCGCTTGTACCCCAAGGCTTATCGCGCCAAGCGCGGGTAGTTATTCGACGACGTCGACCAGTGCGCCCTTGGCGCCCGTGTTCGGTAGCGGCCACGGCTTGACCCCGCCGCTGCCGACGATCTTCTTGTCCTGCGGCGCGCTCGGTGGCGCGGTGCGCGCGCCGATCCACGCCAGCACGTCCGGGATCTGGGTCTTGAAGGTGTTCATGTTGTGCCCGGCGTCCGGGATCCGCCAAGTGGACAGCGTCGTGGGCGCGCGGACGGCGGACTGGAGCTGATCGAGCGAGAAGCTCTCGAAATTTTCCTTGTCCCCCGCGATCGCGAGGATGTCGACCGGCGACGGGTGCTTCTGCAGGTTCAAGGTGATCGTGTTCGCGTCGACGATGTCCTGCCTGCCCTTGAAAAGGTTCTCCGTCTCGGCGTCCACCGCGGCCTTGAAGTAGCCGCTGACGCTCGCCGCCTGGCCGTACCACTGCGGGTGGCGCGTCACCAGGTTCATCGCGCAGTAGCCGCCCGAGGACCAGCCCGCCATCGTCCATGCCTTCCGCTGCGTGCTGGCACCGAGCTTCTCGATGGCCCAGTCGCGGATGTCGGCGGTCAGATAGGTGTCGTTGGCCGCGCCGTTGACTTCGTCGACGCATTCGGTGTCGTGGCCGACCTTCGGTTTCCCGGTCGGGTCCGGGATGATCACCAGGGTCGGCGGGAGCACGTGCTTCGCGATGGCTTCGTCGAGCCTGGCGGGCATCCCGTACGGGCCGGTGACCACTTCCGGGCCGGACGGGTAGTTCGGGATCCATTCGATGACCGGGAATTTGAGCGACCGGTACGCGGGATCGTAGTATTGGGGCGGGAAGTACACCGAGACGTCGCGCGTGAGGCCGGTGCGCTTGCCGGTCACCGTCATGTGCACGACGGAACCCTTGCCCTCCCTGGCCCGCATCGCCCCGGCGTCGCGCAGTTTGTCGAGGTCCGAGCCGTTCTCCCCGGCGACGGCGTCGACGCTGTCGGCCGAGTACACGCCGGTGCCGAACAGGGCGCCGACCGTCGGGAAGAACCCGCCGATCATGTTCCCGCCCATCGCGGTGCTGACCACGATCAGCACCACCGCGACGAGGATCGTGCCGCTGCGGCCGAGAAGCTTGCGGCGCCAGCGTTCCCAGAAGAACGGCACGGCGATGATCGCGAGCAGGGCCAGCACCACGACGATGACGAGGTTCAGTGTGGAATCGAGCCGGATGGCACTCAGTCCCAATCCCATGGCGATCGTGTCCCTCTCCGGCGGCGGCGCGCCCCGCACCGCACTTCCCACATCTGGATCAAGAGACGTGCGGCCACCGGAAAGTGTTGTCCAGGGTGACGCGTGTCACCCTGGACGGATCGCTCAGCCTGCGAGCGCGGTGCGCAGCACTCCGATCGCCTGCGCGATCGCGGCTTCCGCGGCGTGCGTTCCGCGCAACGTGTTGAGCATGACGAAGTCGTGCACGATGCCCTGGTACCGCACGGCGGTCACCGGAACTCCGGCCTGACGAAGCTTGGCGGCGTACGCCTCGCCTTCGTCGCGCAGGACGTCGGCCTCGGCGGTGATCACCAGCGCGGGCGGGAGGCCCGCCAGGTCGTCGAGGCTCGCCCGCAGCGGCGACGCGGTGATTTCCGCGCGCTGCGCCGGGTCGGTCGTGTACTGGTCCCAGAACCACTTCATGCCGTCGAGGGCGAGGAAGTAGCCCTCGGCGAACCGCCGGTAGGACTCGGTGTCGAAGTTCGCGTCGGTGACCGGGTAGAAGAGCACCTGCTGCCGGAAGGTGACGTCGCCGCGCTGCTTCGCGAGGAGGGTGAGCGCGGCGGTCATGTTGCCACCGACGGAGTCCCCGGCGATCGCGATCTTCGTGCTGTCGAAACCGTTTTCGGCGCCCCGCTCGGCGACCCACTTCGCCACGGCGTAGTTCTGCTCGATGGCGACCGGGTACCGCGCCTCGGGCGAGCGGTCGTATTCCGGGAAGACGACGGCCGCGCCCGCGCCGACGGCGAGCTCGCGGACCAGACGCTCGTGGGTGTGGAAGTTCCCGAACACCCAGCCGGCGCCGTGGATGTAGACGATCACGGGCAGCGGACCGGTGACGCCCCGCGGGCGGACGATGCGGACTTCGACGCCGTCCACGTGCGTGGTCTCCACGTCCGCGTCGGGCAGTTCGACGTCGCCGCCCTGGACCTCGTCGACGGCCTTGCGCCCTTCGGCCGGCGGCAGCTGGAAGAGGAACGGCGGGGTGGCGGTGGCCTCCACGAAAGCCTGCGCGGCCGGTTCGAGGGCCAGGTTGTGCGGGTTGGCGGTCATCTCTGCCTCCTGAAAGCCGAAGTGGACTAGTCCGAAGATAGCTCGCAACTAAGTTGGGCACAACTAAAACGTACTCAAGGAGATTTGGCTCACTCGAGTGGCGCTCTGCGGCATGATCGACGCACCATGGGGACGAGGAGGACCGATGCCGACGGACAACACCGGATCGCTGTGCCTGGACGATCAGCTGTGCTTCGGGCTCTACGCGGCATCACGGGCCGTGACCGCGCTTTATCGCGTGGTGCTCGACGATCTGGGCCTGACCTATCCGCAGTACCTGGTGATGCTCGCGCTCTGGGAGGAGGACGAGCGGCTGGTCAAGGAACTCGGCACCGTGCTGAACCTCGACTCCGGCACGCTGTCGCCGCTGCTCAAGCGGCTGGAGAAGGCCGGGCTGGTCGAGCGCGTCCGGCAAGCCGACGACGAACGGTCCGTCCGCATCAGCCTGACCGGGGACGGCGCCCGGCTCCGGGAGCGCGCGAGCGGGATCCCGAAGATCATCGGTGACGCGATGGGTCTCGACGCGGCCGGTCTCGCCCGCACCCGCGCGGAGCTCGATCGCTTGACCGAATCCGTGAACGCCTACCGCGAGGCCTACGTCCCAGCCGGTTAGCATGGAATTTCCGGCGCGGACAAAGGGATGACGATGATCGATCACGACGCGGCGCTCAGGGCCGTCGAGAACAGCTTGGACCGGCCGTCCGCGGCCCGGGTCTACGACTACTTCATCGGCGGCGACACCCACTACGCCATCGACCGCAACTTCGCCGAGAAGGTGCGCGAGCGCCTCCCGCTCATGGGCGACTACTGCAAGACCAGCAGGCAGTTCCTCGGCCGGGCCGTCCGGCACTGCGCCGAACTGGGCATCCGGCAGTTCGTCGACATCGGCTCCGGCCTGCCGACGGCGGGCAACGTGCACGAGGTCGCCGACGAGGCGCGGCCGCAGGAGGACACGCACGTCCTCTACATCGACAACGAGCCGATCGCGCTCGCGCATTCGACGCTGCTGCTCGCCGACACCGCCGACCCGGACCGTCACCACGCGATCGCCGCCGACCTGTTCGACCCCGGAGACCTCTGGGACCGGGTGATGGACTCCGGCATCATCGACGTCCGGGAGCCGATTGCGCTGGTGGTCAACGCGGTCATGCACTTCATCAAGGACGAGCAGGACCCCGACGGGCTGCTGGACTTCTACCGCGACCGGCTCGCGCCCGGTTCGCTGCTGGTGCTTTCCCAGATGACCAACGAGAACCCGGCCAACGACGAGGAACGACAGGCACTGCTCGACATCCTCGAGTACTACGAGACCACGACGAACCCCGGTTTCCTGCGCACCATGGACGAGTTCCGGCGGTTCTTCGGTGGCTGGCCGCTGCTGGAGCCGGGCCTGGTCTACGCGCCGGCGTGGCATCCGGACGAGAAGACGATCTTCGCCGCGAACCCCTCGGAGTCCCGCGTCATCGGCGGTGTCGCCCGCAAGCCATAGCTTTTCCCGTGAAGGCCCCCTTCCCTCGGCTCAGCCGAGGGAAGGGGGCCTTCACGTACTTGTGACGCGCGTCGCCTTGCAGTGCAACTAGGTGCATATGAAACTAGGTGCATGGCATTGGAGCACGCGATCCTCGTTTCGCTGTCCGAGCGGTCCGGCTCGGGCTACGAGCTGACGCGCCGCTTCGAGAAGTCCATCGGATTGTGGTGGAGCGCCACCCACCAGCAGATCTACCGTGTCCTCAAGCGGATGGAGGACGCCGGCTGGGTCGCCGTCGCCCCGGTCGCGCAGTCCGGGAAACCCGACAAGAAGGTCTACACAGTCGGTGACGCGGGGCGGGCCGAACTGGCCCGCTGGCTCGCCGAACCCGATCCGTCGGCCACCGCCAGGGAGCTCGCCGTGAAGATCCGCGGCGCCGCCCTCGGCGATCCGGCCGCCGTCGCCGCCGAGGTCGCCCGGCATCGCGACGCGCACGCGGCACGCCTCGACGCCTACCTGCTGATCGAGAAGCACGACTTCCCCGACCCCAGAGTCCTCAGTGGACAGTCGTTGCATCAGTTCCTCGTGCTGCGCGGAGGAATCCGAACCGAACAGGGCCACGTCGAGTGGCTCGAGGAAGTCCTCCGGGCATTCCACCACGATGCGTAAGGACCAGCGATGAGCCAGTACCCGAACCTGCTGTCCCCCCTCGATCTCGGCTTCACCACCCTGCGCAACAGGGTGATCATGGGTTCGATGCACACCGGCCTCGAGGACAAGGAAGCGCATTTCCCGCAACTGGCCGAGTACTACGCCGAACGCGCCCGCGGCGGGGTCGGGCTGATCGTCACCGGCGGCTTCGCCCCGAACCGGACCGGCTGGCTCCTGCCGCTGGCGTCGAAGCTCTCGACGCGCGCGGAAGCCAAGGCGCACAAGCGACTCACCGATCCGGTGCACGAGGCGGGCGGCAAGATCGCGCTGCAGATCCTGCACGCGGGCCGGTATTCCTACCATCCGCTGAGCGTTTCCGCGTCGGGTATCAAGGCGCCGATCAACCCCTTCAAACCGCGGGCCCTCTCCGGGTACGGCGTGCTGCGCCAGATCCGCGCGTTCGCCGATTGTGCCTTCCTGGCCAAGGAAGCGGGCTACGACGGCGTCGAGATCATGGGCTCCGAGGGCTACTTCATCAACCAGTTCCTCGCCGAGCGGACCAACAAGCGCACCGACAAATGGGGCGGGAGCGCGGAAAACCGCCGACGGATCGCCGTCGAGATCGTGCGCCGGACGCGCGAGGCGGTCGGCGAGGACTTCATCATCGTCTATCGGCTGTCCATGCTGGACCTCGTGGAACGCGGACAGCGCTGGGAAGACGTCGTCGCGTTGGCCAAGGAGGTCGAAGAGGCGGGCGCGACGATCATCAACACCGGCATCGGCTGGCACGAGGCGCGGGTGCCGACGATCGTGACGTCCGTGCCGCGCGCGGCGTTCACCTGGGTGACCGGCAAGCTCAAACCGCACGTCGGGATCCCGGTGGTCACGTCGAACCGGATCAACATGCCCGAGGTCGCCGAGGAGGCGCTGGCGAGCGGGGACGCGGACCTGGTGTCGATGGCGCGGCCGTTCCTCGCCGATCCGGAATGGATCCGCAAGGCCGAGAGCGGGCGCGAGGACGAGATCAACACCTGCATCGCCTGCAACCAGGCCTGCCTCGACCACGCGTTCAAGCGAAAACTGGTGTCCTGCATGGTGAATCCGCGTGCGGGCCACGAGACCACGCTGACGCTTTCGCCCACCCGCAAGACCAAACGCGTCGCCGTCGTCGGCGCCGGTCCCGCCGGGCTCGCGGCCGCGACCGGCCTCGCCGAACGCGGGCACACGGTCGAACTGTTCGAAGCCGACGACGAGATCGGCGGCCAGTTCGGGATCGCGCGGAAGATCCCGGGCAAGGAGGAGTTCGCGGAGACCATCCGGTACTACACGCGACGGCTGGAGGTCACCGGCGTCAAGGTGCACCTGGGCACGCGCGTGGCCGCCGCCGACCTGGTCGACGCCGGATTCGACGAGGTCGTCCTGGCCACCGGCGTCACGCCGCGGGTGCCGTCGCTCCCCGGTATCGATCATCCCAAGGTTCTGTCCTATGTGGACGTCGTCCGGCACGGGAAACCGGTGGGCGGCAAGGTCGCCGTGATCGGCGCGGGCGGGATCGGCGTGGACGTCAGCGAGTTCCTGACGCACACCACCTCCCCCGCGCTCGATCTGGACGCGTGGATGGCCGAATGGGGCGTCACCGATCCCGAGCGGGCGGCGGGCGGGCTGACCGAGCGGAAGGTCGAGCCGTCACCACGGCAGGTGTTCCTCCTGCAGCGCAAGAAGTCCGGTATCGGCGCGGGGCTGGGCAAGACCAGCGGCTGGGTGCACCGGGCCGCGCTGAAGGCCAAACGCGTCGAGCAGCTCACCGGGGTCACCTACGACCGGATCGACGACGACGGCCTGCACATCACCGTCGGTGACCGGCCGCGCGTGCTCGATGTGGACAACGTCGTCGTCTGCGCGGGACAGGAGCCGGTTCGCGACCTCGTGGACGAACTGCGCGCGGCCGGGCTGCCGGTGCATCTGATCGGCGGCGCCGACGTCGCGGCCGAACTGGACGCCAAACGGGCCATCGATCAGGGAACCCGCCTCGCCGCCGTTCTCTGACGTGGGGCCTTGTAGATGGCAGGATGAACCCTTGTGCGGGACGTATGCGTGATCGGGCTCGGGTTGATCGGTGGTTCGCTGCTGCGCGCGGCGCATTCGATCGGCCGCACCACGTTTGGGGCGACGACCTCCGAAGCTGACGCGGACGCCGCCAGCAGAGCGGGTTTCGACGTGACGACGCAGGTCGAAGCCGCGCTGGGCAAGGCGGCGGAGCGGGACGCGATGATCGTGCTCGCGGTGCCGCTGCCCGCGGTCGAGGAGGTGCTCCGGACCGTTTCGCGGGTCGCCGGGCACTGCGTGCTCACCGACGTGACCAGCGTGAAGGGCCCGGTGCTCGACTCCGTTCGCCGTCGCGCGCCGTACGCGAAGTTCGTCGGCGGGCATCCGATGGCCGGGACGGCGAACTCCGGCTGGAAGGCGAGCGACCCGGCGCTGTTCGGCGGCGCGGCGTGGGTGCTGGGCGTCGAACACGACACCGATCTGACCGCTTGGGCCGAAGTCGCCCAGCTCGTGCTGGACGTCGGCGCGCATGTCGTGCCGCTGCCGGCGGACTCGCACGACGAGACGGTCGCGCGGATCTCGCATCTGCCGCATATCTTCGCCGCCATCCTGGCCACGATCGGCGCGCAGGGCGGGCCGCTGGCGATGTCGCTGGCCGCCGGGTCCTACACGGACGGCACGCGGGTGGCGGGGTCGAGCCCGGCGCTGGTGCGGGCGATGACCGAGGGCAACCGGGACGCGCTGCTGCCGATCGTCGACGAGGCGCTCGGGCGGCTGGGTGCCGCGCGGGGCTCGCTGGCGTCGACGGGCGGCCTCGCGGTGACGGTCAACTCGGGTCATGAAGGGGCGCAAGCGTTCGCGGCCGCCAAGGACGCGGAACGCGCCGGGGTGCGGGTCAGCCTGAGCGCGCCGGACGCGCGGGACGGCCTGATCGCGCTCGGCGAGCGCGGCGGCTGGATCACCGCGATCGACGGCGACACCGCGATCGGCGAGGTCTCCTGACGCGTTTCGTCCTCTGAATGCGGTCGTCGCCCGCGCGAGGACCGCATCCAGAGGACGAAATGCGAGGGTTACCGGCCCTGGGGCGGGTTGTCGGGGGTGTCGTCGAACTTGTTGATGAAGCCCTTCGCCTTCTCGACCCCGGAGTCGATCTGCGAGTCGTGACCGGAGAACTTCGACTTCGCGAAGTCCGCCGCCTTGTCCAGGCCGCCCTCGATCTTGTCGTTGTGCTCGCGGAGAGCGTCGGTGGCCTTGTTCTTCAATTCGTCGAAGTTGATGCCCATGGCCACATCGTCACACAGGTACCGGCGGAGACGCCCCGGCGATCACCCGTCGTGGGGACGCTCAGAACGGCCGGTCGCCCACGATGGCGACGCGCTCGGCCACGCGCGCGTGCGGGTGGTAGTCGTTGACGGCGTAGTGCTGGGTGGCACGGTTGTCCCAGAAGGCCACCGAACCCGGCCGCCAGCCGAAGCGCACCTGGAACTCGGGGACATGCGCCCGGCTGAACAGGTACCGCAGGAGCTTGTCGCTCTCGTCGCGGTCCATGCCGACGATATGCGTCGTGAACGCCTGGTTCACGAAGAGGGTGCGCCGCCCGGTTTCCGGATGCGTGCGGACGACCGGATGCTCGACCGGCGGGAACGTGTCCTGGTGACGCAGCAGCAGTTCCGGATCGGAGAAGCGGTCGAAGCCGGGGATGAAGTCGTGCACCGCGGTCGACCCGTCGATCCGCTCGCGGACGTCTTCCGGCAGGTTGTCGTAGGCGGCGGCCATGTCGGCCCACATCGTGTCGCCGCCGACCGGCGGGACCTCGATCAGCCGCAGGACCGAACCGAGCGCGGGCTCGGGCCGGAAGGTGACGTCCACGTGCCAGATGTTCTCGAACGCGGGCATGCTCGCCGAGCGGGTGAACCGGGTGGTGTCCGCGGTCTCCCCTTGCGGGATGAACGGGTTGGTCTCCAGTTCGCCCCAGTTGGCGGCGAAGGCGCGCTGGTGTTCCGAAGTGATGTCCTGGTCGCGGAAGAACAACACCTTCCACTCCAGCAGCGCGCGATTCAGCTCGGCGTGGAGAGCGGGCGTCAGGGGCCGGGCGAGGTCGACGCCGGCGATTTCGGCACCGATCACCCGTCCCAGCGGCCGCAGCGCGAAAAGTTCGTACGGGCGTTCTTCGACGCCTTCCGGCAGGCGCCGCAGCAGCCGCGGCCCTTCGAGGATGCCGCCGTCGGGGACGGTCGCGGGGCGGAGACGGACACGGTCGGGCAGGGCGATGGACATACGTGCTCCCAGGGTTCACCGTCGGATGACTTGGCGAGATGAGGAGCTACGCGGGCGGGGAGCCCAACCGTCCACGGCGCAGGAGCAGTGCGGCGACGCCTTCGCCGGCCGAACGCGTCGGCGCGGACTCCCAGTGGACGGACACAGGGCCATCGTGGGCGCGATTTGGCGTGCGGTCAACAGTGCCCACGGGACGGGACGATCATCGTCTGCGCTCGGAGGGGAAACTTCCCGACCACGTGTTCCGCTCCTCGCGCGGACGCAGCGCCTCGGCCAGCACCCATTGCGAATGCGTCGTGCCGCCCCGGCCGACCGGGCCGAGCTGGAAGGTGACCCAGCCGACCCAGTGTCCCGTCGTCGTCGCCCGCCACATCCCCAGCAGACCGGGGACGGTGCCGGTCAGATCCAGGCCGTCGGGCAGGCGGGTCCTCACCGCGCCGACGGGGTACACCAGCTTGAGATCGACCCAAACGGGCTGGTTGGGCCGGACCATGTGGAGGTGACGCGGCCCCGGCGGCAGCGTGTCACCAGTGTCGAGCATGCGTCGATTATGCGTGAAAACTCGAACATTAGTTCGAGATGATGCTCACCCTCCCCCGTCCGGGTGGTGGCAGGCCCTCTGTGACTACAGGCGGTAGTTGACATCTACAGGAGATAGTTGGCACGGCGCTGCCCTCGGTTGCAACGTCGCTGAGGCTGAGCGCCCGACGTGGCCACTTGAGCGTCATAGTTGGCCAGTTCGACGCTCGACTGCCGTCGATGCTGTCGCCCGGGAAGAACGGCCGAAACGCGCTCAACGCGGCATGAGCGGTTGTTGATGTTGAGATACGGGCGGGTGAGGGCATACTCGGGACCGTGAACGACTATTCCTGGCCTGAGGACGGCCAGCGCCTAGGGGAACGAAGCCGCCTGGCGTGGGACGCGACGGTCGCGGCGCTTTCGGTTGGTACGCCGATCACCGGTGAAGTGATCGGACGTCAGCGCTTCGGGGTCTTCATCCGTATCGACGCAGTACCCGATGCCGTGGGCTTGGCCGAAATCACCGGGATGCCTCACAACGCGGAACTCCCGCCGATGGGAACTCACGTCGCTGGCACAGTCATCTCGCACGCCGAGCACAATCACCAGGTGAGGGTCCGTCTCGACAACTGACGCCCCAGGGCGTGCGGGTCAGTTTGAGCACAGGACTGGCCAACGACCGTGCCCAACTGGGCCAGATGAGGCGCTCAGTCACAGTCGCTGGTCAGCGTTCGATGGAACGCGGAGCTTCCCGTCCCGTGCCAACTATCGCCTGTTGTCACACCCTCAGGCGCGGCGGTGGTAGGGCAGGAACCGCCGGACCAGCCGCAGCGGCGCGCGTTCGACGAGGTCGGGGCCGCGCACGGCGTCGAAGGCGGCGCCGATCTGGTCGACGACGCCGGACAGCTGCTCGTTGTCGGGCATCGGCATCTCCGCCGGTTCCCGTTCCTCGCGCACGGCGGCCGCGAGTTCGGCGAGGGCGGCCGTCAGGAGCGCGATGTCGGCGTCGGCCGGGGCGGGGGCACCGCGGCCGAGGGTGACGCCGACCTCGGTGACGGCGTCGGCGACGCGTTCCAGCCCGGCGATCACCGGCCACCAGGCGACGGCCTGCCGTCCGGCGGCGGAGGGTTCGACGACGACCTGCTGGAACGCGGTCCGCAGGTCGGCCAGCGCGCGGTAGGCGCGGCGACGGGCGCGGGAACGTTCCAGTCGCGCTTCGCCCGAGGGCGCGAGCACGAGACCCTTGTCGACGTATTTCACCAGGCTGTCGAGGCTGTCGGCGAGCCGTCCGCCGACCTGCGGGCGCCGGCTGCCCGGCCAGAGCAGGTAGCCGAAGAGCAGCACGATCGCGCAGCCGAGGACGGTGTCGACGAGCCGCGCGAGCACCACGTCCCAGCTTCCGGTGCTGGCGAGATCCATCTGCAGGATGATCAGCGGTGTCACGAAGGCGCTGAGGATGCCGTAGTTGCGGACCTTGCCGACGGCGACGCCGCCCGCGAACACGGCGATCAGCAGGACCAGCAGCCAGCCTTCGCCTCCCGCGGCGAGTACGGCCGCGCCGATGCCCACCCCGATCACCGTGCCGATGCCACGCAACACGGCGCGGCCGAAGACCGAGCCGAAGTCGGGTTTGAGGACGATGCCGACGGTGAGCGTGATCCAGTAGGACCGTTCGAACGGGACGAGCAGCGCGACGACTTCGGCGATCGCGACGCACAACGTGAGGCGGAGCGCGGTGAACCAGGTGAGCGGGCCGGAGACGAGCGACCCCGCCCAGCCGCGGAGGCGTTTGTGCCACGGCTGGACCTCGCGCCGTTTCCGGTCGTCGCCTTTGCCTATCCGGGCGAGTCCGGCGTAGAGCGCGGCGAGGACCGGGTCGGCGTCTTCGGGCGCTTCGGGCGGCTCCGGTAGTTCCTGGTTCGCGAGTACGGCGGCCGAAGTCGCGATGAAGTGGTCGATCACGTCGTCCGGTGCGTGACGGCCGGCGTTGACCATCGCGACCGACGCCTCGACGGCGGGAGTGCTGGCCGAAAGCAGGTTGAGCAGCTGGCGGTAGGTGGCGTCGCGGCCCGACAGCCAGGATCGCGCGGTGAGCAGCCGGTCGTACGCGGTATTCATCGCGGTCGTGAGCTGGTGGCGCGCGAC is from Amycolatopsis lurida and encodes:
- a CDS encoding NADPH-dependent 2,4-dienoyl-CoA reductase, whose amino-acid sequence is MSQYPNLLSPLDLGFTTLRNRVIMGSMHTGLEDKEAHFPQLAEYYAERARGGVGLIVTGGFAPNRTGWLLPLASKLSTRAEAKAHKRLTDPVHEAGGKIALQILHAGRYSYHPLSVSASGIKAPINPFKPRALSGYGVLRQIRAFADCAFLAKEAGYDGVEIMGSEGYFINQFLAERTNKRTDKWGGSAENRRRIAVEIVRRTREAVGEDFIIVYRLSMLDLVERGQRWEDVVALAKEVEEAGATIINTGIGWHEARVPTIVTSVPRAAFTWVTGKLKPHVGIPVVTSNRINMPEVAEEALASGDADLVSMARPFLADPEWIRKAESGREDEINTCIACNQACLDHAFKRKLVSCMVNPRAGHETTLTLSPTRKTKRVAVVGAGPAGLAAATGLAERGHTVELFEADDEIGGQFGIARKIPGKEEFAETIRYYTRRLEVTGVKVHLGTRVAAADLVDAGFDEVVLATGVTPRVPSLPGIDHPKVLSYVDVVRHGKPVGGKVAVIGAGGIGVDVSEFLTHTTSPALDLDAWMAEWGVTDPERAAGGLTERKVEPSPRQVFLLQRKKSGIGAGLGKTSGWVHRAALKAKRVEQLTGVTYDRIDDDGLHITVGDRPRVLDVDNVVVCAGQEPVRDLVDELRAAGLPVHLIGGADVAAELDAKRAIDQGTRLAAVL
- a CDS encoding prephenate dehydrogenase, producing MIGLGLIGGSLLRAAHSIGRTTFGATTSEADADAASRAGFDVTTQVEAALGKAAERDAMIVLAVPLPAVEEVLRTVSRVAGHCVLTDVTSVKGPVLDSVRRRAPYAKFVGGHPMAGTANSGWKASDPALFGGAAWVLGVEHDTDLTAWAEVAQLVLDVGAHVVPLPADSHDETVARISHLPHIFAAILATIGAQGGPLAMSLAAGSYTDGTRVAGSSPALVRAMTEGNRDALLPIVDEALGRLGAARGSLASTGGLAVTVNSGHEGAQAFAAAKDAERAGVRVSLSAPDARDGLIALGERGGWITAIDGDTAIGEVS
- a CDS encoding antitoxin is translated as MGINFDELKNKATDALREHNDKIEGGLDKAADFAKSKFSGHDSQIDSGVEKAKGFINKFDDTPDNPPQGR
- a CDS encoding TauD/TfdA dioxygenase family protein; protein product: MSIALPDRVRLRPATVPDGGILEGPRLLRRLPEGVEERPYELFALRPLGRVIGAEIAGVDLARPLTPALHAELNRALLEWKVLFFRDQDITSEHQRAFAANWGELETNPFIPQGETADTTRFTRSASMPAFENIWHVDVTFRPEPALGSVLRLIEVPPVGGDTMWADMAAAYDNLPEDVRERIDGSTAVHDFIPGFDRFSDPELLLRHQDTFPPVEHPVVRTHPETGRRTLFVNQAFTTHIVGMDRDESDKLLRYLFSRAHVPEFQVRFGWRPGSVAFWDNRATQHYAVNDYHPHARVAERVAIVGDRPF
- a CDS encoding FUSC family protein; translation: MSTTRREIAAPHWLVQLLRSTPVPIPWNMVARAVLALAVPLAVGYALGDIGVGALVSTGALPTVLSESAGPYRYRARRLGGATAAAALGYFAGLVTGGIPAASIPVVVGVAAVSALISAAGSNASVAGLQMFVFCVLGTGQHVTGLRVEVLLGYFCVGAAWSLLVALATWTFRATSPERGAVAHVYVELAAMLSATDEATSRVARHQLTTAMNTAYDRLLTARSWLSGRDATYRQLLNLLSASTPAVEASVAMVNAGRHAPDDVIDHFIATSAAVLANQELPEPPEAPEDADPVLAALYAGLARIGKGDDRKRREVQPWHKRLRGWAGSLVSGPLTWFTALRLTLCVAIAEVVALLVPFERSYWITLTVGIVLKPDFGSVFGRAVLRGIGTVIGVGIGAAVLAAGGEGWLLVLLIAVFAGGVAVGKVRNYGILSAFVTPLIILQMDLASTGSWDVVLARLVDTVLGCAIVLLFGYLLWPGSRRPQVGGRLADSLDSLVKYVDKGLVLAPSGEARLERSRARRRAYRALADLRTAFQQVVVEPSAAGRQAVAWWPVIAGLERVADAVTEVGVTLGRGAPAPADADIALLTAALAELAAAVREEREPAEMPMPDNEQLSGVVDQIGAAFDAVRGPDLVERAPLRLVRRFLPYHRRA